One Luteolibacter yonseiensis genomic window carries:
- a CDS encoding polysaccharide biosynthesis/export family protein — translation MKRPLQNIAASLLFVVLPSSALAGLEPGEQINLTIRGVGPVEQQKISGVYRVGESGGIRLPLLDELVSARGLTPEQFARAAEAAYVKAGIYARPAIEVEALQGKDQQGTAVVSVGGQVRRAGDSPFRKGMTVIQAIDAAGGRNEFGGRNLLLLRDGKQYCLDFTNLAHKNIVLLPNDSIQVEQKQVFDKWKGTEEAVRKLTE, via the coding sequence ATGAAACGCCCGCTTCAAAACATCGCCGCATCATTGCTTTTCGTCGTCCTCCCCAGCTCCGCTCTGGCGGGATTGGAGCCGGGTGAGCAGATCAACCTCACCATCCGGGGCGTTGGGCCGGTGGAGCAGCAGAAAATCTCGGGCGTCTATCGAGTGGGGGAAAGCGGCGGGATCCGTCTGCCTCTGCTCGACGAATTGGTATCCGCACGAGGATTGACGCCCGAGCAGTTCGCACGGGCTGCGGAGGCGGCCTATGTGAAGGCCGGAATTTACGCGCGCCCCGCCATCGAGGTGGAGGCGTTGCAGGGCAAGGACCAGCAGGGAACGGCGGTTGTCAGTGTGGGTGGGCAGGTCCGCCGCGCCGGCGACAGCCCGTTCCGCAAGGGCATGACGGTGATCCAGGCCATCGATGCGGCGGGCGGGCGGAATGAATTCGGCGGGAGGAATCTGCTCCTGCTGCGGGATGGAAAGCAGTACTGCCTGGACTTCACCAACCTCGCCCACAAGAACATCGTCCTGCTGCCGAACGATTCCATCCAAGTCGAGCAGAAGCAGGTTTTCGACAAATGGAAGGGAACCGAGGAAGCGGTGAGAAAACTGACGGAGTGA